The sequence below is a genomic window from Nocardia fluminea.
ATGTAGTACCGCACGGTCTTCCCGCGATTGCCCGCGGCGATCATCGGGTGCAGCTTGGCTTCCAGATCCTTCGGCGGCACATGGCCTTTCGTGTCGACCACGAACGGCGGCTCGAAGGCCACGACCTCGGTGACGCCGGGAACGGACTTCGCCGCCAGCAGTGCCAGCGCGGCACCGGAGGACCAGCCGAACAGCGCCGCCTTCCCGCCCGCGGCCTCGACCAGCGCCGCGATGTCGGCGATCTCGTCGGCCACGTCGTACACGCCGGGGGAGTCGGTGCTGTCGCCGCGTCCGCGCCGGTCGTAGTTGAGCACCGTGAGCCCGTAGTCATCGGCCAGCGTCTGCGCGAGTTCGACCATCGTCGGGAATGCCCGGTAGCTGAACGCGCCGCCGATGAGGATGACGGTGCCGGCGGTCCCCTCCCCGACCTGGTCGTAGGCGA
It includes:
- a CDS encoding alpha/beta fold hydrolase: MQTVTSADGTTIAYDQVGEGTAGTVILIGGAFSYRAFPTMVELAQTLADDYGLTVLNYDRRGRGDSTDSPGVYDVADEIADIAALVEAAGGKAALFGWSSGAALALLAAKSVPGVTEVVAFEPPFVVDTKGHVPPKDLEAKLHPMIAAGNRGKTVRYYMTKAMGMPLLMVAAMRVTPFWRTLEATSNSTAHDWAVMKPYMQGKKLNPADWQGVEVPVLVLAGQRTAPLLIKGSKAAAAVLPNAEFAELAGVSHNPKIAILAPAVGEFLTRTR